The genomic interval ACCGTCCACCATACCTCCAGGGTGGTGCGTGGCTCTCACACGCCATCACAGCCGCTGTTTGTGTTATTTTTCCTCCAAGGTTGAAAATGCGAATCTATATCTTTTCAATATGTAATCCattatttttctatgtttttttaatttatgtaatgtctttcattttttagaacaaaaaaattaaaaaaaaaaaaacacagtctCTTGGACGTTCATCCGTAGAGTGTGGCCTCAACTCTATCTTAGATGGAGTGTGGGGTTTGGTTTGGAGTAAACGGTTTGATTAACTCTGTCTTGGACAGAGTTGTGTTGTCTCTCAGATTTTAGATCTGTAGAGATTTGCAACATTGAACTAGACCATATCAGTCACGGGTGTGTATTGAGGAGCTATTAATGTTATAGTTGACTTGTTATGTATGTTTCAGGTCCAGTTTGTAATGTCCGTTATTAATGAATACAGTATGCtttcttctcaaaaaaaaaaaactcatttgctTACCAGAAATGCTAGGCAAGTGGAAGACAATGTAATAGTGGTATCAATGTCAGATATTACCCTTGCTAGAGTTATGATAGATGCAGCTATCTAATTCCATTTGATTGTAATTGGcttttattataaatgatatatgtcatttaaaaaaaaaagggatgggACTTAGACGACGCTGTTTTACATAGCCATAAAATAATAGCACCAACGAGGTGTAATTCGATTTGTAATGGTCACTTTTGGTGGCTCCGCTCAACCTAAACAAAAAGCTTCCCTTGCATTTTGTTGCGTTAGTTAAAgactaacaaaatatttttagcttaaaaattttttcaattaaaggCAAATGCTCGACCTAAGCAACTACTTGCCCACACGCACAATTGAATTGCCTGGAAGCACCTCAGCCTCAAGCCTCACGGACGCACAGGAACATCCCAACCCACACTCGGCTCAACACGTTGCATGGCCCATGCCACATGCTTCACCAATCCCTCCTCGAACAGAAGCTACTCGTCCAAAGTTTGCTCGCCCAACATACTCGCACAACAAGCTCGTTCAAGTATGTTCAGGAATGAAGCCCCTCGCCCCAACTGCTCAAGCAACAGACCACAAGCCACAAAGCCACTGTCTGAAAAATGAAGCTAGTCGGCTGCGTTCAGCACCATGAAATTCAATCAGcgatttaaagaaaaataagagagagagagagagagagagagagagagagagagagagaagagaggaaggcgaagaaattgcaaccagtTGCGGGAAGTTTTCATTCAAGCAAAAATTGACTACTCCTCGATTTGCCTTTCTCAAAATTTGTGTGAATTTATTTCTACTAACAAAATTGCTTCATGTGGTGTGGAACACCGACCACGTAGCCCCGCTTGGGCACTACCTAGACGTCCCGATATAAATCCATTGGGACAAATTGTTTGGCACTAACGTGCATGTGTGCACTGTCACCTCACTTGGCAGGCAACTTCTCGACAACTAACAACCAATGTTTAAGCGTATGCTGCGCATGTGGAATGTGCACCATGCATAAGCAATGCACGACACACATGATGAACAACTTACTCGCTCAACGTGCTCCACCAACTTCCTCGCCCAAGTCTGCTCGACCGATTTCAGTCAAACAATAATCGACTACCACAATAAAAACTCTTCAAATAAATTGTCTGGCATCGCAAGCACCCGAATCTTCTTCACCACTGAAACATGACAACCCACAGGCCTCATTGGCACATCTCCAACCTTCGCCACTCTCCGGCAAAGCAATTCAGCAGAGACAACCATCTCTGTCGACTAAGtcaagtcccttgactcgccGCGACATAGCAGTCGGgtacaagtctcttgacttgtcGACCCTCACGCTAGCCAAGTCCAGTCCCTTAACTCGCCACGATGCATTGGCCAGGCTAGAGCCCCAGGACTCGCCCACACAACTAGTTGGAAACAAGACATTTGACTTGCCAACCTTCATACCACCTCTCCACAATGCATTAATCAGGCTAAAGCCCTAAGGCTTGCCCATAGACCAGTCGGatacaagtcccttgacttgccgaccttcgtgtCATCAAGTAGGGTCTCTTGACTCGGCACGATGCATTGGTCAGGCTAGAGCCCCAAGGCTCGCCCACATAACCAATagaacacaagtcccttgacatGCCGATCTTCGTGCCACCaagccgagtccctagactcaccgTGAAGTTTAGGCCTGGCACTAAACCCAGGACTTGCCCAGATGGCCACTCAGatacaagtctcttgacttgacGACCTTCGCGCTACAAGCCGAGTCCCTTGATTTGCCGCAAAGTCCGGCCTGGCACCAGTCCTAGGACTTGCCCAGATGGCCCCtcagacacaagtcccttgacttgccgacctttgTGCTACAAGTCGAGTCTTTTGATTCGTTGCGAAGTTTAGGTCGGGCACTAGTTCTAGGATTTGCTCAGACGGCCATTCAGACACAAGTCttttgacttgccgaccttcacGCTGataagtccctagactcgcgcTGAGTGTCACACTCGAGCCATAACCGTTACCAACAGGTTACCCTCGAGAACGAGCCTTTGGAGTTAATGGGCCTCCGAGCTCCACAACCACCTTGTGTGGTTTACTTATGGGAATGAGCTTTCGAAGTTCACGCAAACTCCGACATTAATAGTAAATCGAAAACAAAAACATCGGACGAACATATACTTTTCAATAACGACAAACATACATACAGACACATTGCCGGACTACGCATCTTATGTAGTCGAGTACACCTCCCGCCACATAGAGCTCTGCGCTCACATCTTACGCGATCGAGTACACCTCCCTCCACATAGAGCTCCCCGACCTCATCATATGCgatcgagtacatctcccgtCACATCCAAACTCCACACTCGCATCTTACACAATCGAGTACACATTCTGCCTAACTCCCCGCCTGAAAGTCTTTATTGCTTAACACAAGTGAAGCGGACAACTAGGGACCAACTTTTACAGACTACCTcgattgcatattttatcttatagATTTTCAATGTCTTTATTGGGATAAATTACCCTTAGAAATCGTGGGCAactgaaaaatgataaaatatccTAACCCAGCCCACCAGGACACCACTAGGAGACAAGAGGAAAAATAGGAAGGTAAGATAGAAGTGTGTGTTAGGTGGCAAAGGGGACAATGTCAAGAGGTCGGGGATAGCATCTGGACAAAGTGGGAAAGGGAAATGTGGTCGGACATGCAAAATAGACTTCCATCACCACTATCGAGGCGCACACAAGAAGAGGATCAGATAAAAAGCAAGCGACCAGAAGACAAAAGGGGGTTCAActtcgacttcttcttcaacctctcatAGGGGAGCTCTAGCGAGAGGGTCTTTTCTAgcaaatatattcaatatctcCATTGTATAATAAGAAATGAGAGGCTAtaagagactgtaaataaaacatattatagtagatttcttCTCTCCAAACGTCCATGGGCATAGGCATTATGCtaaaccacgtaaatctgtgtaTCAATCTCTTTACTTTCATTGCATTTGTTTTCTATACACTACCATGGATGTAAGCACCAACACTATACGGCCGCATCGGACCACTGCCAAGGACACTGGACCACACCGATCGAGGCCCAAATCATTATACTACGTTGAGAAAGAAGATCGATGATTCATCACGTAAGATTGTCTGCTCGTGTTCCATATTGTGAAAGCAAACTGTGATAGAGTTGGTTTCCAAACTTTAGCTGCAGAAGCATACTGTGTCTGTTGCAGCCATCGTCGATTACAAGTTTATGTTGTTGATGACCCTAGAGTTGTCTTTCCAGCACAAGGGTTGAAAGGGTTGGCAGCATCCAGTGGCCGCCTTGGTTTCTACTACTATGGATTAagcactttcttttcttttattttcttttatttctaataTTTCCTCTGGCCATTTCCCGTGTCATTTCAAATCCTTTCTTAAGTCGGTCTGAAAGATTGTCATAGTACCGCAAAGCTTTATATATCTGTCTATGTAACGACAACGTCTGAAATCAAATTTCAATGAGAAACGCCCGTCAGTTCAAGCATCGATTCTTTTTATGGTCGGTTTTGTTCCGAGaataatttaagattttaagaCATTCAAGGAATTCTTTTCCTTATAGGAGAGGTATGAAATGGTGGGAACAAATGTGTTTCATTCTAACGAATCGCACGGTAGAGCAGTATCTACTAACTTGTGAAACCATGATAAAAATTCATTCGGCTTTTGATCATGCCGTAAAATGCCAATTCATAGAATTACTGTTACCCAACAAAAGATACGATATTGGGAAACAAGCTTTTACCTGCAATACACTCAAAACAGTTACAAAGTACAAAAGGTTTACAGGAAGTAAGACGTGCAGGTTCTCACACAGGTAATCGTCTGAGAACGATCCTCTATCCATCCACCAATAAAACACCAACTATGCTACAGAGACGACcactacaaaaacaaaaaaccaaggAGAGAAGAACTCAAAAAGACTATAGATCCAGGATTTCACACATTAAATCTGCCGTAAAACCTTCTCAGCAGCTGCTATTGTTTTTTGGATATCTTCGGAAGTATGTGCCAGGCTTGTAAACCCAGCCTCAAACTGTGAAGGAGCAAAGTATACTCCTTCCTCCAGCATTCCCCTAAAAAACCTTGCAAACTTGGCCGTATCACTCTTCTTCGCATCCTCATAGTTGTAAACAGGCCCTTCTGTGAAGAAAAACCCAAACATCCCACTTATATACCCACCACATATAGCATGGCCAGTTTTTTTCCCAGCATCAAGTATACCTTGAACTAATTCGCCAGTGATCTTATCCAAGTGTTTGTAACTTCCTGGCTGCTGTAACCGCTTAAGAGTGTGTATGCCAGCTGTCATTGCCAATGGGTTTCCACTCAGGGTCCCAGCCTGGTACATCGGTCCTGCAGGTGCTACCATCTCCATAATCTCCCTTCTTCCTCCATATGCACCAACCGGCAGACCACCACCAATGATCTTCCCAAGAGTTGTCAAATCAGGAGTAATGCCAAAATATTCCTGAGCTCCACCATAAGACAGACGGAACCCAGTCATAACTTCGTCAAAGATGAGAAGAGCACCATTTTCTTTCGTGATTTTGCGTATAGCATCAAGGAAACCAGGTTTAGGAACAATGAAACCAGAGTTCCCAACAACAGGTTCAAGGATGATTGCACAAATCTCTTCTTTGTTGGTCTCAAAGAGTTTTTCCACAGCTGATATGTCATTGAAAGGGGCGGTTAGAGTTTCAAAAGTGGCTGCTTTTGGGACACCAGGGGAGTCGGGAAGCCCTAAGGTGGCAA from Juglans regia cultivar Chandler chromosome 2, Walnut 2.0, whole genome shotgun sequence carries:
- the LOC108998090 gene encoding glutamate-1-semialdehyde 2,1-aminomutase 2, chloroplastic gives rise to the protein MAGAITGSRLSLGLSCSTTRLSRRPIDSSSRSTRRYCVKMAVSLDEKKKKFTLQKSEEAFNAAKNLMPGGVNSPVRAFKSVGGQPILMDSVKGSHMWDIDGNEYIDYVGSWGPAIIGHADDEVLAALAETMKKGTSFGAPCLLENILAEMVISAVPSIEMVRFVNSGTEACMGVLRLARAFTGKEKIIKFEGCYHGHADPFLVKAGSGVATLGLPDSPGVPKAATFETLTAPFNDISAVEKLFETNKEEICAIILEPVVGNSGFIVPKPGFLDAIRKITKENGALLIFDEVMTGFRLSYGGAQEYFGITPDLTTLGKIIGGGLPVGAYGGRREIMEMVAPAGPMYQAGTLSGNPLAMTAGIHTLKRLQQPGSYKHLDKITGELVQGILDAGKKTGHAICGGYISGMFGFFFTEGPVYNYEDAKKSDTAKFARFFRGMLEEGVYFAPSQFEAGFTSLAHTSEDIQKTIAAAEKVLRQI